One part of the Desulfonema ishimotonii genome encodes these proteins:
- a CDS encoding metallophosphoesterase family protein produces MFTFLHAADIHLDSPLRHLSQYEGAPVEALRGATRAAFQNLVDLALSEPADFVLIAGDVYDGDWKDYNTGLWFVSRMTQLERAGIPVFLVAGNHDAASRMSKTLRMPANVHTFPANQPDTVRLDRFQVAIHGQSFAAPAVKKNLAAKYPPPVPGYFNIGLLHTCATGREGHLPYAPCETADLAAKGYDYWALGHVHQREVLSEDPQIVFPGNLQGRHIRETGPKGCMAVAVNGHGQVRPDFRPLDVIRWAQAEIDITGAEDGYAVLDILCDRMEGLLEENGGRPLAVRVILTGHSPAHDVLAASPGHWISQIRAAALDACSGQIWVEKVKIRSRPPGRSEKISDGPVGEILEIFDAVRSDPALLDLLEKSLNDLSRKLPRELRDGDDGPDPANREWLAGMVESVRPMLLGRLLSEGGEK; encoded by the coding sequence ATGTTCACCTTTCTTCATGCTGCGGATATTCACCTGGACAGCCCCCTGCGCCACCTCTCGCAATACGAGGGCGCGCCTGTGGAAGCGCTCCGGGGGGCCACACGGGCGGCGTTTCAGAATCTCGTGGACCTTGCCCTGTCCGAACCGGCGGACTTTGTCCTGATCGCCGGTGATGTTTATGACGGTGACTGGAAGGACTACAACACCGGACTCTGGTTTGTCTCCCGGATGACACAGCTGGAGCGGGCCGGGATACCGGTCTTCCTGGTGGCCGGAAACCACGATGCCGCCAGCCGGATGAGCAAAACCCTTCGGATGCCCGCCAATGTGCATACGTTCCCCGCCAATCAGCCGGATACGGTCCGGCTGGACCGGTTTCAGGTGGCGATACACGGCCAGAGCTTTGCCGCACCGGCCGTTAAAAAAAATCTGGCCGCAAAATACCCGCCCCCGGTTCCGGGATATTTCAATATCGGCCTGCTGCACACCTGTGCCACGGGCCGGGAAGGCCATCTGCCCTACGCACCCTGCGAGACAGCCGACCTTGCCGCAAAGGGCTACGATTACTGGGCGCTGGGCCACGTTCATCAGCGGGAAGTGCTGTCCGAAGACCCGCAAATCGTCTTTCCGGGCAATCTCCAGGGCCGCCACATCCGGGAAACCGGTCCCAAGGGGTGCATGGCCGTGGCGGTAAACGGCCACGGACAGGTCCGCCCCGACTTTCGCCCTCTGGACGTGATCCGCTGGGCGCAGGCAGAGATCGACATCACAGGTGCGGAGGACGGCTATGCGGTGCTGGACATCCTCTGTGATCGGATGGAGGGGCTGCTGGAGGAAAACGGGGGACGCCCCCTGGCCGTCCGGGTGATACTGACAGGCCATTCTCCGGCTCACGACGTCCTGGCCGCCTCCCCCGGACACTGGATCAGCCAGATTCGGGCGGCCGCTCTGGATGCGTGCAGCGGCCAGATCTGGGTGGAAAAAGTGAAGATCAGAAGCCGTCCCCCCGGCCGCAGTGAAAAGATATCGGACGGGCCCGTGGGCGAAATTCTGGAAATCTTCGACGCGGTCCGATCCGATCCGGCCCTGCTGGATCTGCTGGAAAAATCACTGAACGACCTCTCCCGAAAGCTGCCCAGGGAACTCCGGGACGGCGATGACGGCCCAGACCCGGCGAACCGGGAGTGGCTGGCCGGGATGGTGGAGAGCGTCCGCCCCATGCTGCTCGGCCGGCTCCTGTCCGAAGGCGGTGAAAAATGA
- a CDS encoding DUF2202 domain-containing protein, with amino-acid sequence MFKKMGKGVVLLMVTVMLALPAWAADYSAMSTEELAALRGTLCDVSAEEREAFHQEWLSRLSQMTPEERQEYAGRPDNAGTCLYASDENPWRDPERQGPANWAPGQHPSGWAPGHRSADGCAFRIADFPYEELSEAEMTSLRYMREEEKMARDVYQALFDLWGHPVFANIVLSETRHMACVLAMLEKYGLEDPAADDTPGVFSDPALQERYTQFVTEGSASLAEAFRAGAALEELDITGVNDALAQVDNADIQAVYQNLMRSSGNHFRAFVRQLEGLGETYTARYAEPEVLEEILSSSDKSGVPGAGQKRKNGEGCTSPCGSGKNCTGSGLNALNLKVGDSILLGRGGCGNGSGDGSGNGGNGPKDGSGNGRKSGTCINSAVDNAFHPKAGDGLLISRGGRGNGSGNGSGNGQKKGTCINSAADMPAGAGMRG; translated from the coding sequence ATGTTTAAGAAAATGGGTAAGGGCGTTGTATTGCTGATGGTGACCGTGATGCTGGCACTTCCGGCATGGGCCGCAGATTATTCCGCCATGAGTACCGAAGAGCTGGCTGCGCTGCGGGGGACACTTTGCGATGTATCGGCGGAAGAGCGCGAGGCGTTTCATCAGGAATGGCTGAGCCGCCTCAGCCAGATGACGCCGGAAGAGCGTCAGGAATATGCCGGTCGCCCTGATAATGCCGGAACCTGTCTGTATGCGTCAGATGAAAATCCGTGGCGGGATCCGGAAAGACAGGGGCCTGCCAATTGGGCACCGGGACAGCACCCTTCCGGCTGGGCACCGGGACATCGCTCTGCTGACGGATGTGCTTTCAGGATTGCTGATTTTCCCTATGAGGAACTGAGTGAGGCGGAGATGACGTCTCTGCGTTACATGCGGGAAGAGGAAAAGATGGCAAGAGATGTCTATCAGGCGCTTTTTGATTTATGGGGGCATCCGGTTTTTGCGAATATTGTCCTCAGTGAAACACGGCATATGGCCTGTGTCCTGGCGATGCTGGAAAAATACGGACTTGAAGATCCCGCAGCCGATGATACACCGGGCGTTTTCAGTGATCCTGCCCTGCAGGAACGCTATACTCAGTTTGTAACGGAGGGGAGCGCATCTCTGGCAGAGGCATTTCGGGCCGGTGCCGCCCTTGAAGAGCTTGACATCACAGGGGTGAATGATGCGCTGGCGCAGGTGGACAATGCGGACATTCAGGCTGTTTATCAGAACCTGATGCGGTCGTCCGGGAACCACTTCCGGGCCTTTGTGAGGCAGCTTGAAGGGCTGGGCGAAACTTACACAGCCCGGTATGCGGAGCCGGAGGTTCTTGAAGAAATTCTGTCATCGTCCGATAAAAGCGGTGTGCCGGGTGCCGGACAGAAGAGGAAAAATGGTGAAGGATGTACGTCTCCCTGTGGCAGCGGCAAAAATTGCACGGGAAGCGGTCTTAATGCGCTCAATCTGAAAGTGGGCGACAGTATCCTTCTGGGCCGTGGCGGTTGCGGAAACGGTTCGGGAGACGGCTCCGGCAATGGCGGGAACGGCCCGAAAGACGGCTCCGGTAATGGCCGGAAATCAGGAACGTGCATCAATTCTGCCGTTGACAATGCGTTTCATCCGAAGGCGGGAGACGGGCTCCTCATAAGCCGTGGCGGTCGCGGAAACGGTTCGGGAAACGGCTCCGGCAATGGCCAGAAAAAAGGAACGTGCATCAATTCGGCTGCTGATATGCCTGCCGGCGCCGGGATGCGGGGATGA
- a CDS encoding MlaD family protein, with protein sequence MSKKANPTLIGIFVLGAIALVIAGVVIFGSGKFFKEKRLFVLYFDGNVAGLNIGSPVTFKGVKLGSVKKIRINFSAKDMAMRIPVFAEIDPEKIRQTDGSSKSISHGGLILQLVNRGLRAQLKVQSLVTGQLYVELDFHPEKPARLVGAEIAGHDTDITELPTIPSDIEEIQKTLEKIPIDTIISKAMAALEGIEQLIKSNNAANAIQAFGESMKSLEALADTINERFPAIAEDIDQTVDDVRKLVGSADELVTDINGKADKIVPRINSAVDETRQLVDTVNDRIKPLAGELEKTTRTARNTLVQAQKTLSAFENVTSEDSSLGYKLHNALNDLSDAARSIRVMAEYLERHPEALIQGKGGN encoded by the coding sequence ATGAGCAAAAAGGCAAATCCCACCCTTATCGGCATCTTCGTCCTCGGAGCCATCGCGCTGGTGATTGCGGGCGTGGTGATTTTCGGTTCCGGGAAATTTTTTAAAGAGAAACGGCTGTTCGTCTTATACTTTGACGGCAATGTCGCAGGCCTGAATATCGGCTCTCCCGTCACCTTCAAAGGGGTTAAGCTGGGTTCGGTGAAAAAAATCCGTATCAATTTCAGTGCCAAGGACATGGCCATGCGGATACCGGTGTTCGCGGAAATCGATCCGGAGAAAATCAGGCAGACCGACGGTTCATCAAAAAGCATCTCCCACGGAGGCCTTATCCTGCAACTGGTCAACCGGGGGCTGAGGGCACAGCTCAAGGTCCAGAGCCTGGTCACAGGCCAGCTCTACGTGGAACTCGACTTCCACCCCGAAAAACCCGCGCGGCTGGTGGGTGCGGAAATCGCGGGCCATGACACGGACATTACGGAACTGCCGACCATCCCCTCAGACATTGAGGAGATTCAGAAAACGCTTGAAAAAATTCCCATTGATACCATCATCTCCAAAGCCATGGCCGCGCTGGAGGGCATTGAACAGCTTATCAAATCCAACAATGCGGCAAACGCCATCCAGGCCTTCGGCGAGAGCATGAAAAGCCTTGAAGCCCTTGCAGATACAATCAACGAACGATTTCCCGCCATTGCGGAAGATATTGATCAGACCGTTGACGATGTGCGGAAACTGGTGGGAAGCGCGGACGAACTGGTTACGGATATCAACGGAAAGGCGGATAAAATTGTCCCGCGGATCAACAGCGCCGTAGACGAAACCCGGCAACTGGTCGATACGGTAAATGACCGGATCAAGCCTCTCGCCGGTGAGCTTGAAAAGACGACCAGAACCGCCCGGAATACCCTGGTTCAGGCGCAAAAGACGCTCTCCGCCTTTGAGAATGTAACGTCAGAGGACTCGTCTCTGGGCTACAAGCTTCACAACGCGCTCAACGACCTGTCGGATGCCGCAAGATCCATCCGCGTCATGGCCGAATATCTGGAACGGCACCCTGAAGCCCTGATTCAGGGAAAGGGAGGGAATTAA
- a CDS encoding ABC transporter ATP-binding protein, giving the protein MTHKSNQTLNNTGEAHITVRDLTMAYGDFVIQKDLSFTINRADIFIIMGGSGCGKSTLLRHLVGLKAPAKGQILYDDQSLWEAAPEDRDRILRNCGVMFQSGALWSSMTLAENVALPLGEYTALSPADIREIVSLKLALVGLAGFEDYYPSEISGGMQKRAGLARAMALDPDILFFDEPSAGLDPVSARLLDDLLLELRDSLGATVVVVTHELASIFAIGSNSVFLDPETKTMIAGGNPNVLLAESDDPRVRKFLTRGKAEA; this is encoded by the coding sequence ATGACCCATAAATCGAATCAGACATTGAATAATACGGGGGAAGCCCATATCACCGTCCGGGATCTGACAATGGCCTACGGTGATTTTGTTATCCAAAAGGATCTCAGTTTCACCATTAACCGGGCGGACATTTTCATTATCATGGGCGGAAGCGGCTGTGGTAAAAGTACGCTTCTTCGCCACCTGGTGGGCCTGAAGGCACCGGCAAAGGGGCAGATCCTTTACGACGACCAGAGCCTGTGGGAGGCCGCACCGGAGGACCGGGACCGGATTCTGCGAAACTGCGGGGTCATGTTCCAGAGCGGTGCGCTGTGGAGTTCCATGACCCTGGCGGAAAATGTGGCGCTGCCACTGGGGGAATATACGGCCCTCAGTCCGGCCGACATCCGGGAAATTGTCTCCCTGAAACTGGCCCTGGTCGGGCTGGCGGGGTTTGAGGACTATTATCCGTCTGAGATCAGCGGCGGGATGCAGAAGCGGGCCGGGCTGGCACGGGCCATGGCCCTCGACCCGGATATCCTCTTTTTCGACGAGCCGTCCGCAGGACTGGACCCGGTCAGCGCACGGCTGCTGGATGACCTGCTCCTGGAACTCCGGGACAGCCTCGGCGCAACCGTCGTGGTGGTGACCCATGAGCTGGCCAGCATCTTCGCCATCGGCAGCAACTCGGTCTTTCTCGACCCGGAAACCAAAACCATGATCGCCGGCGGTAATCCCAACGTGCTGCTGGCCGAATCCGACGACCCCAGGGTCCGAAAATTTCTCACCCGGGGGAAAGCGGAAGCATAA
- a CDS encoding YhaN family protein has translation MKILRLNLAAFGPFTDTVLDLEGGTGGLHIIYGPNEAGKSSALRALRQMLFGIPARSSDDFIHPYGKLRVGGTLQRNREEVLEFIRRKGRVNTLRGADDETIIDETLLKSFLNGVDENLFTTMFGIDHAGLVQGGREIIRGGGDVGQTLFAAGSGISHFHRVQSDLRADAEALFKPSGQKPRINAGISEFRKNRKAMHDAQLPGTEWEHHDSALGEARLRRTEIETDLTQKERERNRLERTEEALPLIARRRALLSEYEAVANAVLLPENFADARRQAFEDLRVAESQEAQALEHLREIEQRMAGSVVPEQIIGNADTITALFQELGSIRKAAKDRLRLEGLRSNMRSDAGEILKDLRPDLDIEQAGMLRIEKQETVRIQELGAEHTRLTTRLENAQEEIRKRARQMERLSGQLAQLQPPPTPRPSGRQRSGFSSTVIWKPGIRDGWPRSAGRKPLSAWP, from the coding sequence ATGAAAATACTCCGGCTCAATCTGGCCGCATTCGGCCCGTTTACAGATACCGTCCTTGATCTGGAGGGCGGCACCGGGGGGCTGCACATCATCTACGGCCCCAACGAGGCGGGCAAAAGCTCGGCCCTCCGGGCGCTCCGTCAGATGCTCTTCGGCATCCCGGCCCGGTCTTCGGACGATTTCATCCACCCCTATGGCAAACTGCGCGTGGGCGGAACGCTTCAGCGAAACAGGGAGGAGGTGCTGGAATTTATCCGCCGGAAGGGCCGGGTCAATACCCTGAGAGGGGCGGATGACGAAACCATCATCGACGAAACCCTTCTGAAATCCTTTCTGAACGGCGTGGATGAAAACCTGTTCACCACCATGTTCGGCATTGATCACGCCGGGCTGGTGCAGGGGGGCAGGGAAATCATCCGGGGCGGCGGAGATGTCGGCCAGACCCTGTTTGCGGCAGGTTCCGGGATCTCCCATTTTCACAGGGTGCAGAGCGACCTCCGGGCCGATGCGGAGGCCCTGTTCAAACCTTCGGGCCAGAAGCCCCGGATCAACGCGGGGATTTCGGAATTCAGAAAAAACCGAAAGGCCATGCACGATGCCCAGTTGCCGGGAACGGAATGGGAACACCATGACAGCGCCCTTGGGGAGGCCCGCCTCCGGCGGACCGAAATCGAAACCGATCTTACGCAAAAGGAACGCGAACGGAACCGGCTGGAGCGGACAGAGGAGGCCCTGCCCCTCATTGCCCGGCGCAGGGCACTTCTGAGCGAATACGAGGCGGTTGCCAACGCGGTCCTGCTCCCGGAGAATTTCGCCGACGCCCGGCGTCAGGCCTTTGAAGATCTCCGGGTCGCCGAAAGTCAGGAGGCCCAGGCACTTGAGCATCTGCGGGAGATTGAACAGCGCATGGCCGGATCGGTCGTGCCGGAACAGATCATCGGAAACGCCGACACCATCACGGCCCTGTTTCAGGAGCTGGGCAGCATTCGGAAGGCTGCAAAAGACCGACTGCGCCTGGAGGGGCTTCGCAGCAACATGCGCTCGGACGCCGGAGAGATTCTGAAAGACCTGCGCCCGGATCTGGATATTGAACAGGCCGGAATGCTCCGCATTGAAAAACAGGAAACGGTCAGGATTCAGGAGCTGGGCGCGGAACACACCCGGCTGACGACCCGTCTGGAAAATGCGCAGGAGGAGATCCGAAAACGCGCCCGTCAGATGGAACGTCTCAGCGGACAGTTGGCACAGCTTCAGCCCCCCCCGACACCTCGGCCCTCCGGCAGGCAGCGGAGTGGGTTCAGCAGCACGGTGATCTGGAAGCCCGGTATCAGGGACGGCTGGCCGAGGTCCGCAGGGCGGAAACCGCTGTCAGCGTGGCCCTGA
- a CDS encoding PqiC family protein — MIKTLTRHTFVMISLLLLFSGCGRSGASRFYVLSPMPPDTVTLPPVNTLLSGLTIGVGPVSIPDYLDRPYIVTRSGPHNIRMADFDKWAGALKHDIPRILAENISHQVGTENVVIFPWRNAVPIRYQVTVDIVQMDAEPGGNAVLDARWTLFGKNGREVLTMKKSRITVPIGGTGYTDIVRAESLTLGKLSRDIADTIRNLAAK, encoded by the coding sequence ATGATAAAAACGCTGACCCGGCACACATTCGTCATGATCTCACTGCTGCTCCTGTTCAGCGGCTGCGGCAGAAGCGGGGCGTCCCGGTTCTATGTCCTGTCACCCATGCCCCCGGATACGGTGACACTACCGCCGGTGAATACGCTCCTCTCCGGCCTGACCATCGGCGTCGGCCCGGTCAGCATCCCCGACTATCTGGACCGGCCCTATATCGTCACCCGGAGCGGCCCCCACAACATCCGCATGGCCGACTTTGACAAATGGGCCGGGGCGCTGAAACACGATATCCCCCGCATCCTGGCAGAGAACATCTCCCATCAGGTGGGCACGGAAAATGTGGTGATCTTTCCCTGGCGAAACGCCGTTCCCATCCGGTATCAGGTGACAGTGGACATCGTGCAGATGGACGCCGAACCGGGCGGGAATGCCGTCCTGGATGCCCGGTGGACCCTGTTCGGCAAAAACGGACGGGAAGTGCTGACCATGAAAAAATCCCGGATAACGGTCCCCATCGGGGGCACGGGCTACACCGACATCGTCCGGGCCGAAAGCCTGACGCTTGGAAAACTGAGCCGGGATATTGCCGATACCATCAGAAACCTGGCCGCCAAATAG
- a CDS encoding TlpA family protein disulfide reductase, protein MLSQKMKTWFNKFFVAGVVSGIFLTVTVVLISGYLFFTFPAGRENIELEIPDFSAAPPAFEPFAYTGTLRTADGKSLRLSDLRDKVVFLNFWATWCPPCKAEMPSIQGLYNTFSGKEEVAFILVSNEGEQVLRQFLRENRYDFPVCIATETLPAAFNVQSIPATFIIDRNGEVVFHHVGAAKWDDDACLSFIRSLI, encoded by the coding sequence ATGCTTTCCCAAAAAATGAAAACCTGGTTCAACAAATTTTTCGTTGCGGGTGTCGTCTCCGGCATCTTTCTGACAGTCACCGTCGTTCTTATCAGCGGCTATCTCTTTTTCACCTTTCCGGCCGGCCGCGAGAATATCGAACTTGAAATACCGGATTTCTCGGCAGCCCCCCCGGCCTTTGAGCCGTTTGCCTATACGGGAACATTGCGGACCGCCGACGGAAAATCGCTCCGCCTTTCCGATCTGCGGGACAAGGTGGTGTTTCTGAACTTCTGGGCCACATGGTGCCCGCCCTGCAAGGCGGAAATGCCCAGCATCCAAGGGCTTTATAACACTTTCAGTGGGAAAGAAGAGGTTGCGTTCATACTGGTATCCAACGAAGGGGAACAGGTACTCCGTCAGTTTCTCAGGGAAAACCGGTATGATTTCCCGGTCTGCATCGCCACCGAAACGCTGCCCGCAGCCTTTAATGTACAGAGCATTCCCGCCACATTCATCATCGACCGGAACGGCGAGGTGGTCTTTCATCACGTCGGGGCCGCCAAATGGGATGACGACGCCTGCCTCTCCTTCATCCGCAGCCTCATCTGA
- a CDS encoding ABC transporter permease, whose amino-acid sequence MEMIHPSDDTLLIRLAGNWEIGNPLPRADSVEKDLTGQTRQVGFDTASVTGWDSGLLTFLINIIRLCDSRKIEVSPEGLPQGVQRLLTLAFAVPERKGARRETVRPPWLARIGMSAESGFRATREMIDFIGESVLALLKMAVGKARFRRSDLMWIIQECGPQALPIVTLISVLVGLILAFVGAVQLRMFGAELYVADLVGLGMAREMGAMMAAVIMAGRTGAAYAAQLGTMQVNEEIDALRTLGISPMEFLVLPRMIALALMMPLLCIYADLMGIIGGAIVGVGMLDISPVAYYHQTQGAVALNHFVVGLIKSGVFGVLVALSGCLRGMQCGRSASAVGVAATSAVVTGIVAIIVSDALLTILFTIIDL is encoded by the coding sequence ATGGAAATGATACACCCGTCTGACGACACGCTGCTCATCCGTCTGGCGGGAAACTGGGAAATCGGGAACCCGCTCCCCAGGGCTGACAGTGTGGAAAAAGACCTCACCGGCCAGACCCGTCAGGTCGGTTTTGATACGGCATCTGTGACTGGCTGGGACAGCGGCCTGCTGACCTTCCTGATCAACATCATCCGCCTCTGCGATTCCCGGAAAATTGAGGTCAGCCCGGAAGGGCTGCCCCAGGGCGTTCAGCGGCTCCTGACCCTCGCCTTTGCGGTTCCCGAACGAAAGGGCGCCCGGCGGGAGACGGTCCGCCCCCCCTGGCTGGCCCGTATCGGCATGAGCGCGGAAAGCGGGTTCCGGGCGACAAGGGAGATGATTGATTTTATCGGTGAATCCGTTCTGGCCCTCCTGAAAATGGCCGTCGGCAAAGCCCGTTTCCGCCGGTCCGACCTGATGTGGATCATCCAGGAGTGCGGCCCCCAGGCCCTGCCCATTGTGACGCTCATCAGCGTGCTGGTGGGACTGATTCTCGCATTTGTAGGGGCCGTCCAGCTCAGGATGTTCGGGGCAGAACTCTATGTGGCCGATCTGGTCGGCCTGGGCATGGCCCGCGAGATGGGGGCCATGATGGCGGCCGTCATCATGGCGGGCCGTACCGGCGCGGCCTATGCGGCCCAGCTCGGCACCATGCAGGTGAACGAGGAGATCGACGCCCTCAGAACCCTGGGCATCTCTCCCATGGAATTCCTGGTACTTCCCCGGATGATCGCCCTGGCACTGATGATGCCGCTGCTCTGCATTTATGCGGATCTGATGGGCATCATCGGCGGGGCCATTGTGGGCGTGGGAATGCTCGATATCTCACCGGTGGCCTATTATCACCAGACACAGGGGGCGGTTGCGCTGAACCATTTTGTGGTCGGCCTGATCAAAAGCGGCGTGTTCGGTGTGCTTGTGGCCCTGTCCGGCTGTCTCCGGGGGATGCAGTGCGGCAGGAGCGCGTCCGCCGTGGGCGTGGCCGCGACATCGGCGGTGGTGACGGGCATCGTCGCCATCATCGTATCGGACGCGCTGCTCACCATCCTCTTCACCATCATCGACCTGTAG
- a CDS encoding Spy/CpxP family protein refolding chaperone: MTRHNLIKKMFLITLMAAVTVIYSATCSFAGYYGGCPKKNDSPCPVASGNTASLTEEQVQSLNTERQNFRNDTAELRQQLQAKQSELATAISAGSDEETLTAIQKDLSELKAQFDQKRVVHMARMQQIAPGACMGYKNAGPGCGRRCKW; this comes from the coding sequence ATGACCCGACACAATCTCATAAAGAAAATGTTTCTCATCACTCTGATGGCTGCTGTGACGGTTATATATTCCGCAACCTGTTCCTTTGCCGGATATTACGGTGGCTGTCCGAAAAAGAATGATTCCCCTTGTCCGGTTGCTTCGGGAAATACGGCCAGTCTGACGGAAGAGCAGGTTCAGAGCCTGAATACGGAACGCCAAAACTTCCGGAATGATACGGCAGAACTTCGTCAGCAGTTGCAGGCAAAACAGAGCGAACTGGCAACAGCAATCTCCGCAGGCTCGGATGAGGAAACCCTGACGGCGATCCAGAAAGACCTTTCTGAACTGAAGGCACAGTTTGACCAGAAGCGGGTGGTTCATATGGCAAGGATGCAGCAAATTGCCCCCGGTGCCTGCATGGGCTATAAAAATGCGGGGCCGGGCTGCGGCAGGCGGTGCAAATGGTAG
- a CDS encoding sensor histidine kinase: protein MKLPRRRRRAGRLSSAWKGNILVIGSLVLMTQAYFFWQIRYAEKTFASHVQEHVRMLAGVIRLNADSALLSQEVVEKIIATFLGNSARFVDYLDEIEPFSAEELTAFATEAGLTGICIVSPEGQATEGPSGWFPFPEGCDPRNHSLRHFEDENLYFLALPRMAGGCILVGLADARIDKLKDRVALPYLLKILSGLSGIRYVRVEAALSKPSEAAAAPEIRIMNDPAGRVAEARLVMGRGMLVVGLEASHFFIRVRQLWHEFFVFSAVIVVLGAFSSWLLYQYQSAWLNQMRQFERRLAAEKEDAALGRASATITHEIRNPLNAISMGLQRLQIEADELNGEHQALVSGLLKAVRRTDGIVAGLRRYAGPLVPRRKSVSPESLIRHILTLYHRPCADRSVAVRFQAEYDGKIQGDSDLLTEVFENLVKNSFEAQPDGGYIHMTLARRDGAVMFSIENSGFHLSEDEAEQLPDPYFTTKTRGSGLGLAIAGRIIRAHGGRLKIRVPAPGVLRAEVLLPVRENYISFQE from the coding sequence ATGAAGCTGCCCCGCAGGCGCAGAAGGGCCGGACGTCTCAGTTCTGCATGGAAAGGCAATATCCTCGTTATCGGAAGTCTGGTACTGATGACGCAGGCCTATTTTTTCTGGCAGATCCGGTATGCGGAAAAGACCTTTGCCAGCCATGTGCAGGAACATGTGCGGATGCTGGCCGGTGTCATCCGGCTGAACGCGGACAGCGCCCTGCTGTCCCAGGAGGTTGTGGAAAAGATTATCGCCACTTTTCTGGGAAATTCAGCCCGGTTTGTGGATTATCTGGATGAGATAGAGCCGTTTTCCGCCGAAGAACTCACCGCGTTTGCCACTGAAGCCGGGCTGACCGGCATCTGTATTGTCAGCCCGGAAGGGCAGGCAACCGAAGGTCCGTCCGGCTGGTTTCCGTTTCCGGAAGGCTGTGACCCGCGAAATCATTCGCTCCGCCATTTTGAAGATGAGAATCTCTATTTTCTGGCGCTTCCCCGGATGGCGGGCGGGTGCATACTTGTGGGGCTTGCGGATGCCCGGATTGACAAACTGAAAGACCGGGTTGCCCTGCCGTATCTCCTGAAGATCCTGTCCGGCCTTTCCGGTATCCGGTATGTCCGCGTTGAAGCCGCTTTATCAAAGCCTTCAGAGGCCGCCGCCGCCCCGGAAATCCGAATTATGAACGATCCGGCAGGCCGGGTTGCGGAGGCGCGTCTTGTCATGGGCCGGGGCATGCTGGTCGTGGGGCTTGAGGCCAGCCATTTTTTTATCCGGGTCCGTCAGTTGTGGCACGAGTTTTTTGTCTTCAGCGCTGTCATCGTTGTGCTGGGGGCTTTTTCCTCATGGCTGCTCTACCAGTATCAGAGCGCCTGGCTGAACCAGATGCGGCAGTTTGAGCGCAGGCTGGCCGCGGAAAAGGAGGATGCGGCGCTGGGCCGGGCTTCGGCCACCATCACCCATGAAATCCGCAACCCGCTGAATGCCATCAGCATGGGGCTTCAGCGGTTGCAGATCGAGGCGGATGAACTGAACGGCGAGCATCAGGCCCTGGTGTCAGGCCTGCTGAAGGCGGTGCGCCGGACGGACGGGATTGTTGCGGGACTCCGGCGGTATGCCGGCCCCCTTGTGCCCCGGCGGAAAAGCGTTTCCCCGGAATCCCTGATTCGCCATATCCTGACGCTCTATCACAGACCATGCGCGGACCGGTCCGTTGCCGTCCGGTTTCAGGCGGAATATGACGGAAAGATTCAGGGCGACAGCGACCTGCTGACAGAGGTGTTTGAAAATCTCGTTAAAAATTCGTTTGAAGCCCAGCCGGACGGCGGATATATTCATATGACACTGGCCCGGCGGGACGGAGCCGTCATGTTCTCCATCGAAAACAGCGGATTTCATCTGTCCGAAGACGAGGCGGAGCAGCTCCCCGATCCCTATTTTACCACCAAAACCAGGGGGTCGGGGCTGGGGCTGGCCATTGCCGGACGAATCATCCGGGCCCACGGCGGGCGGCTGAAAATCCGGGTTCCGGCTCCCGGCGTACTGCGGGCTGAGGTGTTGCTGCCCGTGCGGGAGAACTACATATCTTTCCAGGAATAA